A stretch of the Clostridiales bacterium genome encodes the following:
- a CDS encoding 4-hydroxy-tetrahydrodipicolinate synthase, translated as MSSTVFTGAATAIITPFTADGVDYDAFGRLIDFQIEKGINAIVAAGTTGEGSTLTDREHEEVIAFCVKRIAGRVPLIAGTGSNNTAHAIERTKTACSAGADAVLLVTPYYNKTTQRGLVASFAAIADASSVPCILYNVPSRTGLNMLPETLKELSAHERIAAVKEACGNVSQVAKERLLCGDALDIYSGCDDQIVPTLSLGGKGVISVISNMMPAETAEICERFFRGDVQGAAELQLRMLPLMNQLMIETNPIPAKAACAAMGFGENRVRLPLVTMEEGNRQKMLGMMRELGLEVQA; from the coding sequence ATGAGCAGTACGGTATTTACTGGCGCGGCAACCGCCATCATTACTCCGTTCACCGCGGACGGAGTGGATTATGACGCGTTCGGGCGGCTGATTGATTTCCAGATTGAAAAGGGAATCAACGCGATCGTCGCGGCCGGAACAACGGGCGAGGGAAGCACGCTGACCGACCGGGAGCATGAGGAAGTGATCGCCTTCTGCGTGAAGCGGATTGCCGGACGGGTGCCGCTGATTGCCGGCACCGGGTCCAATAACACGGCGCACGCCATCGAACGGACGAAGACCGCCTGCAGCGCGGGGGCGGATGCGGTGCTGCTGGTGACTCCCTATTACAACAAGACGACCCAGCGGGGCCTGGTCGCGAGCTTTGCGGCGATTGCCGACGCGAGCAGCGTGCCCTGCATCCTGTATAACGTTCCTTCCCGGACCGGGCTGAACATGCTGCCGGAAACGCTGAAGGAACTCTCCGCACATGAGCGGATTGCCGCGGTCAAGGAAGCCTGCGGCAATGTGAGCCAGGTCGCGAAGGAGCGCCTGCTGTGTGGGGACGCGCTGGATATCTATTCCGGCTGCGACGACCAGATTGTGCCGACGCTGAGCCTCGGCGGCAAAGGCGTTATTTCCGTTATATCCAATATGATGCCCGCGGAGACCGCGGAGATCTGCGAGCGCTTCTTCCGGGGAGACGTGCAGGGGGCGGCGGAGCTGCAGCTGCGGATGCTGCCGCTGATGAACCAGCTGATGATTGAAACCAATCCGATTCCCGCCAAGGCGGCATGTGCCGCGATGGGCTTCGGGGAAAACCGGGTACGGCTGCCCCTGGTGACCATGGAGGAAGGAAACCGGCAGAAGATGCTGGGCATGATGCGGGAGCTGGGACTGGAGGTACAGGCATGA